Below is a window of Pseudobdellovibrionaceae bacterium DNA.
GATCGTTCTTACCGTGCGCGACAAACAGCGGCGTCCGCAGACGTGCGAAGTTCCGCACCGGTGAACGTTCGCGGTACAGGGCCTCGTTCCCCTCGTAGGGACCGAGCAGATCCACCAGCCAATCCGAGATCCAGCTCGTGCGCATGAAATCTTCCAGGTCGGCGAAGCCCGCCCAGCACAGACCGAAACCGAAGTCGAAATCCGCGTTCACGCCGCGGAAATCCGCCGGCATCGTGAGCGTGCGCAGAACCGCGTAACCGCCGTGGCTTCCACCCTCGACACCGACTTTGTTTTCGGGAAGGCCCAACGTCTGCGCCAGAAAACGTGCGCCCCAGATGACGTCCAAGATTTCGCCGCCGCCCAGATCGCCTTTGAGTTTATTCTCCCACTCTTGGCCCCAGCCCCAGCTGCCGCGCACGGCGGGACTCAGAATCGCGATGCCTTGCTCGAGGTACATTTGGTATTTCGGAGCGAAGTAATCCTCGCCGCCGTAAAACGCGATCACGAAGGCGGCGCGGATCGGCCCCTTCGGACGGAAGAGGAAGGCCGGAATCTCGAGACCGTCGTAACTCGCGTAGCGCACGATCTCGCGCGTGCACTGGATGAAGTCCGCGCCGCCCCCACGCAGCGTCGTGAAACCCAGGCGCGGGCCTTGGTCGCCACGAAGGCTCCGGCGCAGGCGCATGTACCGGGGCTCGCGGGTCATCGCGGTTTCCGCCACCCACAAAGAGCCGTGATGGCGAACCGCGCGCAGGACATTGTCATGAACTTCACGCTCGATCTCGCGCCCTTCCAGATCGAAGAACACGACCTCGGCGTCGCGATTCGGCATACGGTCGAAGATTTGGTAGGCGAAAGGCTCACGCCCCTCACCCAAGCCGGCGAGTCCCGTGTCGTTTTTCGTCGTCGCGTGCGTCAGCTGTCGGACTTGCCCCGAGGCGGGATCGTAAACGTACAAATTGTCGTAACCGGTCTTCACGCTCGTGAAGTAGATGAGTCCGTTGATCGGCCGGTGGTACGCGAGGTAATTCCGCGACTCCGCGAAGTCCGGCGGCAGGCAGGGCTTGCGCTCGCCGGTGCGCAAATCGATATCGTAGAGTTGGAAATGTTGGCGACGACCGCCGCGATCCATGAACATGAAGACGCGATCCTTCGTCACTTCACACGGAGTCACGAAGTTGAGTTTGTCCTCCAGCGCGCCGTCGTTCAGCAGCGACGCGGATTCGCCCGAATCGAGATCGACCCGGCATAGGTGGCTGACGAAGCCGCCGCCTTCCGCCGGGACGCGCGAGTTGTACCACACCGATTTGCGGTCGGCCGAAAGCACCGGCATCAGTGCCTGACCTTCACGCGTGAGCTGACGGCGGGTGCCCGTGCGCAGATCCAAGAGGTAGAGATTGTACTTTTCCTCGTTCGCGACGTCCATGTGCAAGAGCAGCTGTTGCCGCTCGGGAATTTCCTCCGCGATCATGACCGACAGCTTCAGGAAATCCTCGTCCGACAAAGTCTGCGCGTTTTCAAAATCGAAATCGCCGCGCCCGCCGGTGCCGAGTTTCTGCAATGCCCGCTTCAACTTCAACTGAACCGGCGCTCCACCTTGACTGCCGAGCTTAGGCCGCTCCTGCTCGAAGTAATAAAGTCGCGTTTCGTCTTCGCTGATATGGAAGCCACGATAAGCCTGGGCTTCAAGATAGGAACGGATGCGCTCTTCGGTCAGAATGTGCGGTTTCGTCATGATGATCTCCGTGTGGCACGGAATTCACCACAA
It encodes the following:
- a CDS encoding S9 family peptidase, producing the protein MTKPHILTEERIRSYLEAQAYRGFHISEDETRLYYFEQERPKLGSQGGAPVQLKLKRALQKLGTGGRGDFDFENAQTLSDEDFLKLSVMIAEEIPERQQLLLHMDVANEEKYNLYLLDLRTGTRRQLTREGQALMPVLSADRKSVWYNSRVPAEGGGFVSHLCRVDLDSGESASLLNDGALEDKLNFVTPCEVTKDRVFMFMDRGGRRQHFQLYDIDLRTGERKPCLPPDFAESRNYLAYHRPINGLIYFTSVKTGYDNLYVYDPASGQVRQLTHATTKNDTGLAGLGEGREPFAYQIFDRMPNRDAEVVFFDLEGREIEREVHDNVLRAVRHHGSLWVAETAMTREPRYMRLRRSLRGDQGPRLGFTTLRGGGADFIQCTREIVRYASYDGLEIPAFLFRPKGPIRAAFVIAFYGGEDYFAPKYQMYLEQGIAILSPAVRGSWGWGQEWENKLKGDLGGGEILDVIWGARFLAQTLGLPENKVGVEGGSHGGYAVLRTLTMPADFRGVNADFDFGFGLCWAGFADLEDFMRTSWISDWLVDLLGPYEGNEALYRERSPVRNFARLRTPLFVAHGKNDRRVPISTMTEFLEKLAGAKTPHRIQIQDGEGHKGGGVDKDVAAAKDEFEFLNAVLDGKV